One Methylobacterium sp. 77 DNA window includes the following coding sequences:
- a CDS encoding tetratricopeptide repeat protein, with protein sequence MNTARLPLPGRLVHSGRLAFAKSLPRHWTGWARIVGVALASAGILGLALVSEPRTTLGRSLMSLGLPSAAAFVFADPAWRGPALYEAGRYDEAIAIFQNGGRRNAYNLANALARSGDYQGALDTYDVALQYNPRDADAQANRSLIARLVAEGPQDRGKGGGLANATATVGSRYNKSSNQDPNEEMKASSVGEGLAGNKEGGTSSSTPGNSKVARRGKAEQQSVDSGKGEARGSASDAAGRGRTGAGSAMVAAAPEREARRVTKSFEAHEIRPDRLWLQTLPDDPGRYLKLRLKAEQAVRVEAGTAVPEGSNPW encoded by the coding sequence ATGAACACGGCGCGTCTCCCCCTCCCCGGCCGTCTCGTCCACTCGGGTCGTCTCGCTTTCGCCAAAAGCCTGCCTCGGCACTGGACCGGATGGGCCAGGATCGTGGGTGTCGCCCTGGCCAGTGCCGGCATTCTCGGCCTCGCCCTGGTCTCGGAGCCGCGCACGACGCTCGGCCGCAGCCTGATGAGCCTCGGCTTGCCGAGCGCCGCCGCATTCGTCTTCGCCGATCCGGCCTGGCGCGGGCCGGCGCTCTACGAGGCCGGCCGTTACGACGAGGCCATCGCGATCTTCCAGAATGGCGGCCGGCGCAACGCCTACAATCTCGCCAATGCCCTGGCGCGCTCCGGCGATTACCAGGGCGCCCTCGACACCTACGACGTCGCCCTGCAATACAACCCGCGCGACGCCGACGCGCAGGCCAATCGCTCCCTCATCGCCCGCCTCGTCGCCGAGGGGCCGCAAGACCGCGGCAAGGGCGGCGGCCTCGCCAATGCCACGGCGACGGTGGGCTCGCGCTACAACAAGAGTTCGAACCAGGACCCGAACGAGGAGATGAAAGCCTCCTCCGTCGGAGAGGGCCTCGCCGGCAACAAGGAGGGCGGCACTTCGTCCTCGACGCCGGGCAACAGCAAGGTGGCGCGGCGCGGCAAGGCCGAGCAGCAATCGGTGGATTCCGGTAAGGGCGAGGCCCGTGGTTCGGCCAGCGACGCGGCCGGGCGCGGCCGCACCGGAGCCGGTTCCGCCATGGTCGCGGCCGCACCCGAGCGGGAGGCACGGCGCGTGACGAAGAGCTTCGAGGCACACGAGATCCGGCCGGACCGCCTCTGGCTCCAGACCCTGCCCGACGATCCGGGCCGCTACCTCAAGCTGCGCCTGAAGGCGGAGCAGGCGGTCCGCGTGGAGGCGGGAACCGCGGTCCCGGAAGGCAGCAACCCATGGTGA
- a CDS encoding DUF4381 family protein, translating into MNPSDSPTGLSQLRGLHLPADAGSGAQGEVVMAIALGFVAALLVGLVRLMRARAKASVRASALRGLAETRGLAPDKRLIAQARLLRRLTRTLAGDDAASTQGRDWAAILDRLFVTVFFSKGAGAIVTEGLYRRSAPVDPEAIDSELGRLFARIRA; encoded by the coding sequence GTGAACCCGTCCGATTCCCCGACCGGTCTCTCCCAATTGCGCGGCCTGCATCTGCCGGCCGATGCGGGCAGCGGCGCGCAGGGCGAGGTGGTGATGGCCATCGCACTCGGCTTCGTGGCGGCCTTGCTCGTCGGCCTCGTCAGGCTGATGCGGGCGAGGGCGAAAGCCTCGGTGCGGGCCTCGGCCCTGCGCGGTCTCGCCGAGACGCGCGGACTCGCCCCCGATAAGCGCCTGATCGCACAGGCGCGCCTGCTGCGGCGTCTCACCCGGACGCTCGCAGGGGACGACGCCGCTTCGACGCAGGGGCGAGACTGGGCGGCGATCCTCGACCGTCTCTTCGTCACCGTCTTCTTCAGCAAGGGCGCAGGTGCGATCGTGACGGAGGGCCTATATCGACGCTCCGCCCCGGTCGATCCCGAGGCCATCGATTCCGAACTCGGCCGTCTCTTCGCACGGATCAGGGCCTGA
- a CDS encoding VWA domain-containing protein, with the protein MPAWFTAFTSAFDLAAPLALLLLPLPFLASRLLPPERMGSSGALRVPASLVTGSARGDSVAARGRGRAILIWTLWAALVVALAGPRLVLPATALPASGREIMLVMDLSGSMERRDFDLDGETVTRLTAVKRVGTDFIRRRAGDRIGLVIFANESYVAASPSFDTATVARALDDATIGLVGRSTGIGDGLGLALKRLVPATSGESPGTPEPASKVVVLMTDGANNAGQTTPRDVAALAKELGVKVHTIALGPRDMSNADGEQDVVDAETLRDISSLTGGTFFRVKTTDDLIAMADAIDAIEGGRAKAPPVPLRQDLWPWPAALAFLCAAGLLAARRKA; encoded by the coding sequence ATGCCAGCCTGGTTCACCGCCTTCACCTCGGCCTTCGATCTCGCCGCGCCCCTGGCGCTGCTGCTCCTGCCGCTGCCGTTCCTCGCGAGCCGGCTGCTGCCGCCCGAGCGGATGGGGTCGAGCGGTGCCCTGCGCGTTCCCGCCTCCCTGGTGACGGGTTCCGCCCGTGGTGACAGCGTGGCGGCGCGCGGTCGCGGACGTGCCATCCTGATCTGGACCCTCTGGGCCGCCCTGGTGGTGGCTCTGGCCGGTCCGCGTCTCGTCCTGCCGGCCACCGCTCTCCCGGCCTCGGGCCGCGAGATCATGCTGGTGATGGATCTGTCCGGCAGCATGGAGCGCCGGGATTTCGACCTCGACGGCGAGACCGTGACGCGCCTCACCGCCGTGAAGCGGGTCGGCACCGATTTTATCCGCCGCCGCGCCGGCGACCGGATCGGCCTCGTGATCTTCGCCAACGAATCCTACGTCGCCGCGAGCCCGAGCTTCGATACCGCCACCGTGGCGCGTGCCCTCGACGACGCGACGATCGGGCTCGTCGGCCGCTCCACCGGCATCGGCGACGGTCTCGGGCTCGCCCTCAAGCGGCTGGTGCCGGCGACCTCGGGCGAGAGCCCCGGGACGCCGGAGCCCGCATCGAAGGTCGTGGTGCTGATGACGGACGGCGCCAACAATGCCGGCCAGACCACGCCGCGCGACGTGGCGGCTCTCGCCAAGGAACTCGGCGTGAAGGTCCACACCATCGCGCTCGGCCCCCGCGACATGTCGAATGCCGATGGCGAGCAGGATGTGGTCGATGCCGAGACCCTGCGCGACATCTCGAGCCTCACCGGCGGCACCTTCTTCCGGGTGAAGACCACGGACGACCTCATCGCCATGGCCGATGCCATCGACGCCATCGAGGGAGGACGCGCCAAGGCACCTCCGGTCCCCCTGCGACAGGATCTGTGGCCGTGGCCGGCCGCCCTCGCCTTCCTCTGCGCGGCGGGCCTGCTGGCAGCGAGGCGCAAGGCATGA
- a CDS encoding DUF58 domain-containing protein has product MASSPGQTPESDLGPGIHLSGEALMGLRHLARRGVSPATRTLAGLPGGIVTRRRGRGSEPDDVRLWSEGDDRRHIDRNATARTGILHVRTHHDERDRAVVLLADFRPSMLFGTRRALRSVAAAEALVLLGWRIVGDGGRIGLVAASSAEPVVVRPGSGERAMTAVTGALAMAHAQALAASDTVDPPLDRSLSVAASLLPSGGHLVIGSALDAPGPDFDHLLTVLAERLSIRLVLVSDAFERTKPAGFFPFSTSDGQRGTVQVSRSASRASVGPDDRLIDYARRGIEGLRLDAEAGPEAYAPLMERLDAVL; this is encoded by the coding sequence ATGGCGTCCTCACCCGGCCAGACCCCAGAGTCCGACCTCGGCCCCGGAATCCATCTCTCGGGCGAGGCCCTGATGGGCCTGCGCCACCTCGCCCGCCGCGGCGTCTCGCCGGCGACGCGCACCCTCGCGGGGCTCCCCGGCGGCATCGTCACCCGTCGGCGCGGACGCGGCTCCGAACCCGACGACGTCCGGCTGTGGTCCGAGGGCGACGACCGCCGCCATATCGACCGCAACGCCACCGCCCGCACCGGTATCCTCCACGTGCGAACGCACCATGACGAACGCGACCGGGCCGTGGTGCTGCTGGCGGATTTCCGCCCCTCCATGTTGTTCGGTACGCGCCGGGCACTCCGTTCCGTGGCCGCGGCGGAAGCCCTGGTCCTGCTCGGCTGGCGCATCGTCGGCGATGGCGGCCGGATCGGCCTCGTCGCCGCGTCGTCGGCCGAGCCAGTGGTGGTTCGTCCCGGCAGCGGCGAGCGGGCGATGACGGCGGTGACCGGTGCATTGGCCATGGCGCATGCCCAGGCGCTTGCCGCCTCCGACACCGTCGACCCTCCGCTGGACCGTAGCTTGAGCGTCGCGGCGAGCCTCCTGCCTTCGGGAGGCCATCTCGTCATCGGCAGCGCCCTCGATGCACCGGGGCCTGATTTCGACCACCTGCTCACCGTGCTGGCCGAGCGCCTGTCGATCCGCCTCGTCCTCGTCAGCGATGCGTTCGAGCGCACGAAGCCGGCCGGCTTCTTCCCGTTCTCCACGTCCGATGGGCAGCGCGGCACCGTTCAGGTCAGCCGGTCAGCGTCCAGGGCGAGCGTCGGCCCCGACGACCGGCTCATCGACTACGCCCGGCGCGGGATCGAGGGCCTGCGCCTCGATGCGGAGGCGGGCCCCGAGGCCTATGCGCCGTTGATGGAACGTCTCGATGCGGTTCTATAG
- a CDS encoding vWA domain-containing protein encodes MSALFDFAILRPWWLVAIPVIVILALRAAWRSAPLGDWAKAVDPGLMAFLEKRGAVLGGRRQANLIAAITAGIIAIALTGPAVERPDAATFRNLDATVVVIDLSRSVAEGGHLKDVRQIADSVAQAAGTRSVAMVVYAGDAYLAAPPTTDRDALSLVLFSLDGDTVPDRGTHPERGLAIARRTLEEAGVIAGDVVLVTDGDGIGDAAMREAAAIKAKGWHLHAVFVPATKALPAGVPKPDRAALDRVTGAGNGITVDLGTPTALLDTVGASTAQHLAAGGYTVLAFADLGRWLILLALFPALALFRRSA; translated from the coding sequence ATGAGCGCCCTCTTCGACTTCGCCATCCTGCGGCCGTGGTGGCTCGTGGCAATTCCGGTCATCGTCATCCTCGCCCTGCGCGCGGCCTGGCGCTCGGCACCGCTCGGTGATTGGGCGAAGGCCGTCGATCCCGGCCTGATGGCCTTTCTGGAGAAGCGCGGAGCCGTGCTCGGCGGGCGACGCCAAGCCAATCTCATCGCCGCCATCACGGCCGGCATCATCGCCATCGCCCTCACCGGACCGGCCGTCGAGCGCCCGGATGCGGCGACCTTCCGCAACCTCGATGCGACGGTCGTCGTCATCGATCTCTCGCGCTCGGTCGCCGAGGGCGGCCACCTCAAGGACGTGCGCCAGATCGCCGACAGCGTGGCCCAGGCGGCGGGCACACGCAGCGTCGCCATGGTGGTCTATGCCGGCGACGCTTATCTCGCGGCCCCGCCGACCACGGACCGTGACGCCCTGAGCCTCGTCCTGTTCTCCCTCGACGGCGATACCGTCCCGGATCGCGGCACGCATCCGGAGCGCGGCCTCGCCATCGCGCGACGGACCCTGGAAGAGGCCGGCGTCATTGCCGGGGACGTGGTTCTCGTCACCGACGGGGATGGGATCGGCGACGCGGCCATGCGCGAGGCCGCCGCGATCAAGGCCAAGGGCTGGCATCTCCATGCCGTGTTCGTGCCCGCGACGAAGGCTCTGCCGGCAGGAGTGCCCAAGCCCGACCGGGCGGCCCTCGACCGCGTGACCGGCGCGGGGAACGGCATCACCGTCGATCTCGGCACGCCGACCGCGCTCCTCGACACGGTGGGCGCCAGCACGGCACAGCATCTGGCGGCGGGCGGCTATACCGTGCTCGCCTTCGCCGATCTGGGGCGCTGGCTGATCCTGCTCGCCCTGTTTCCCGCCCTCGCTCTGTTCCGCAGGAGCGCCTGA